A stretch of the uncultured Cohaesibacter sp. genome encodes the following:
- a CDS encoding outer membrane protein transport protein — protein sequence MSQQKYKKLLGSSVASVALVGALASVSLTSAQAGGFALREQSAIGQGASFAGVAAGGGLSAMFWNPATLTQVGGMNTESVASFVIPRTDVNLTAGTFGTADPGDVGLDALVPASYAGAQLTKDLFVGLSVNAPFGMATKAKNPSGSSFHAATSRIFTMDAKLNIAYRINEAFSVGVGVGAMYTDVRMTAGQTGVVASELKGDDWAPTLSVGATITPWDGTVIGIGYRHETKFNLSGTRYLDVTLGPSFRVPITADLTLPSAFTVGVSQRITEKFKLLAGFEYTNWSVLKDPIAINGPNAATSTSLNFGYKDGWYVSLGGEYKHNENLTLRGGLGWEKSPIPENHRNLRLPDADRLWASLGASYKVSDKFAVDLGYSHLFIKDDVKVSGSNALGGYAGTADSAADIVSVSMRYQWKPEPLFAGDDPIDRKY from the coding sequence GTGTCTCAGCAAAAGTATAAAAAGCTTCTTGGAAGTAGTGTTGCGTCTGTTGCGCTGGTCGGCGCACTTGCTTCTGTATCTCTAACCAGCGCTCAGGCCGGTGGTTTCGCCCTGCGTGAGCAAAGCGCGATTGGTCAAGGGGCTTCCTTTGCCGGTGTCGCGGCTGGCGGTGGCTTGTCTGCCATGTTCTGGAACCCGGCGACCCTTACTCAGGTTGGTGGCATGAACACCGAGAGCGTTGCCAGCTTCGTCATACCGCGCACCGACGTGAATTTGACCGCAGGCACTTTTGGTACTGCTGATCCTGGCGATGTCGGCCTTGATGCGCTCGTACCTGCTTCCTATGCCGGAGCGCAGCTGACCAAAGACCTTTTTGTCGGTCTCAGCGTCAATGCGCCTTTTGGGATGGCAACCAAAGCGAAAAATCCATCCGGGTCTTCGTTCCATGCGGCGACATCCAGGATCTTCACGATGGATGCCAAGCTGAACATTGCCTATCGGATCAATGAAGCCTTCAGCGTCGGCGTCGGCGTCGGTGCCATGTATACGGACGTGCGCATGACCGCGGGTCAGACCGGTGTGGTTGCATCCGAACTTAAAGGTGACGACTGGGCGCCAACCCTTAGCGTGGGTGCAACGATCACCCCATGGGATGGCACCGTTATCGGTATTGGCTATCGTCATGAAACCAAATTCAATCTGTCGGGTACCCGGTATCTGGATGTGACCCTTGGTCCATCATTCCGGGTGCCGATCACAGCTGACTTGACCCTGCCTTCCGCTTTCACCGTTGGTGTCTCTCAGAGAATTACCGAGAAATTCAAGCTCCTCGCTGGTTTTGAATATACCAACTGGAGTGTTCTGAAAGATCCGATTGCGATCAATGGCCCCAATGCAGCCACCTCCACATCCCTTAATTTCGGGTATAAGGACGGCTGGTATGTCTCACTTGGTGGGGAATATAAGCATAACGAAAATCTGACCCTGCGTGGTGGTCTTGGCTGGGAGAAATCTCCAATTCCTGAAAACCATCGTAACCTGCGCCTGCCAGATGCGGATCGTCTCTGGGCGAGCCTTGGTGCGTCCTACAAAGTCAGCGACAAGTTCGCCGTTGATCTGGGCTACAGCCATCTGTTCATCAAGGATGATGTCAAGGTGAGTGGCAGCAACGCCTTGGGCGGCTATGCCGGTACGGCGGATTCTGCGGCTGACATCGTCAGTGTTTCCATGCGCTACCAATGGAAACCGGAGCCACTGTTTGCGGGTGATGATCCGATTGATCGCAAATATTGA
- a CDS encoding UDP-2,3-diacylglucosamine diphosphatase, whose product MNQSNYEGLHKHRTMFLSDVHLGTRGCKADMLLDFLKYHDADTIYLVGDIVDGWRLQSRWYWPQDHNDVVQKLLRKARKGARIVYVPGNHDEFLRNYYGAHFGGVEVLEHDIHQTADGKRLLVIHGDQYDMVVRHAKWLAHFGDWAYSFALAVNTVFNLVRRKLGFRYWSLSAWAKMRVKNAVNFIGTFEETLCQEAKKFDVDGVLCGHIHHAEMHDKFGITYYNTGDWVESCTAIVEHEDGRFELIRWGEVSGIEPVSVAPHPSQAIA is encoded by the coding sequence ATGAACCAGTCGAATTACGAAGGACTCCACAAACACCGGACCATGTTCCTTTCCGATGTTCATTTGGGCACCCGCGGCTGTAAAGCAGACATGCTGCTGGACTTTCTCAAATATCACGACGCGGATACCATTTATCTGGTCGGTGACATCGTTGATGGATGGCGTCTGCAAAGCCGCTGGTATTGGCCTCAGGATCACAACGACGTGGTGCAAAAACTTCTGCGCAAGGCCCGCAAAGGGGCGCGCATAGTCTATGTGCCCGGCAATCACGACGAGTTCCTGCGCAACTATTATGGTGCGCATTTCGGTGGTGTCGAAGTGCTTGAACATGACATTCACCAGACAGCCGATGGCAAGCGTCTGCTGGTCATCCATGGGGACCAATATGACATGGTGGTGCGCCATGCCAAATGGCTCGCCCATTTCGGCGACTGGGCTTACAGCTTTGCGCTCGCCGTCAATACCGTCTTCAATCTTGTTCGCCGCAAGCTGGGATTTCGCTATTGGTCCTTGTCGGCCTGGGCGAAGATGAGAGTGAAGAATGCGGTCAACTTCATCGGGACATTCGAAGAGACCCTGTGTCAGGAAGCCAAGAAATTTGACGTTGACGGGGTGCTTTGTGGTCACATCCACCATGCGGAAATGCACGATAAATTCGGCATCACCTATTACAATACCGGTGATTGGGTGGAGAGCTGTACGGCCATTGTCGAGCATGAGGATGGACGGTTTGAACTGATCCGCTGGGGCGAGGTATCCGGTATTGAACCGGTCTCTGTCGCGCCACATCCCTCTCAGGCAATTGCCTGA
- a CDS encoding glycosyltransferase family 1 protein has translation MKILVATDAWHPQVNGVVRTLSTMSALAAERGYLFNFISPSDFRTIPLPSYPEIPLALPSKQIIRDRIAAFKPDMIHIATEGSIGFSARSVCLEQGFPFTTSYTTKFPEYVAKRFYIPVAWSYAVLRRFHNRAERVMVATKSLETELQGRGFRNLVRWGRGVDTQLFTPDDPVDLDLPRPIFMNMGRVAIEKNLDAFLSLDLPGSKVVIGKGPDKAHLEKKYSDAHFLGEKVGKDLARHLAAADVFVFPSKTDTFGNTQQEALACGVPVAAFPVTGPLDLLEDSGVGVLDEDLQQACLAALKIDKAGCRAFALERTWNKSLDQFLQNLAPLDRAATISS, from the coding sequence ATGAAAATTCTCGTTGCTACCGATGCATGGCACCCACAGGTCAATGGGGTCGTGCGCACTCTGAGCACAATGAGTGCGCTGGCCGCCGAACGGGGCTATCTGTTCAATTTTATCAGTCCGTCTGATTTCAGGACGATCCCTTTGCCGAGCTACCCGGAAATCCCTCTCGCTCTACCAAGCAAGCAGATCATTCGAGACAGGATCGCCGCCTTCAAGCCCGACATGATCCATATCGCGACAGAAGGCAGTATCGGCTTTTCTGCCCGCTCTGTTTGCCTTGAGCAGGGTTTTCCCTTTACCACCAGCTACACGACCAAATTCCCCGAATATGTCGCCAAGCGCTTTTATATCCCTGTTGCCTGGAGTTATGCGGTTCTGAGGCGCTTTCACAATCGCGCGGAGCGGGTGATGGTCGCCACCAAGTCGCTTGAGACTGAATTGCAAGGGCGCGGGTTTCGCAATCTGGTGCGCTGGGGACGCGGAGTCGATACGCAACTCTTTACCCCGGACGATCCGGTGGATCTGGATCTGCCAAGGCCAATTTTCATGAATATGGGACGGGTGGCGATTGAAAAAAATCTCGATGCATTCCTGTCGCTTGATTTGCCGGGCAGCAAGGTTGTGATCGGCAAAGGGCCGGACAAGGCGCATTTGGAGAAGAAATATTCTGACGCGCACTTTCTGGGTGAGAAGGTTGGCAAAGACCTGGCCCGTCACCTTGCAGCGGCTGACGTGTTTGTTTTTCCCAGCAAGACCGACACATTTGGCAACACCCAGCAAGAAGCGCTGGCCTGTGGGGTTCCTGTGGCGGCCTTTCCGGTGACCGGTCCCCTTGATCTGCTGGAGGATAGTGGTGTTGGGGTCCTTGATGAGGATTTGCAGCAAGCCTGTCTTGCCGCTCTCAAGATCGACAAGGCTGGTTGTCGTGCCTTTGCACTGGAGCGGACATGGAACAAGAGCCTTGATCAGTTCCTCCAAAATCTGGCGCCGCTGGATCGGGCCGCCACCATTTCTTCATGA